Proteins from a single region of Chengkuizengella sediminis:
- the fabD gene encoding ACP S-malonyltransferase, which produces MGKIAFIFPGQGAQTVGMGLDAYEQHEGARQIYDKADEILDFKLTDLIFKGPDEKLRLTYNTQPALLTTSVALYEVFKEAGVHPDFVAGHSLGEYSALVATGVLSFEDAVKTVRLRGEFMDQAVPEGKGTMAAVLGLGREQLEGLCKEVSHNVGLVEMANLNCPGQIVISGTTEGVQEIVEKGKEAGAKRVLPLEVSGPFHSSLMKDAADKLSLELNQITLNTPTVPVVANVTANMVTQPTEIKKLLVDQVCAPVLWEDSIIYLLDQGVDTFVEIGSGKVLAGLIKKINRKVKVISINDMKSIENFKMEGSHA; this is translated from the coding sequence ATGGGAAAAATTGCATTTATTTTTCCGGGACAAGGTGCTCAAACTGTTGGCATGGGGTTAGATGCTTATGAACAACATGAAGGAGCTAGGCAAATTTATGATAAAGCAGATGAAATATTAGATTTTAAACTAACTGATTTAATATTTAAAGGTCCTGATGAAAAATTAAGACTTACTTATAATACACAACCTGCTTTGTTAACGACAAGTGTAGCACTGTATGAGGTTTTTAAAGAGGCGGGAGTTCATCCTGATTTTGTAGCAGGACATAGTCTAGGAGAATATAGCGCTTTAGTTGCGACAGGGGTGCTGAGTTTTGAAGATGCCGTAAAAACCGTTCGTTTACGTGGAGAGTTTATGGATCAGGCTGTACCAGAAGGTAAAGGAACGATGGCTGCAGTTCTTGGTTTAGGGAGAGAGCAGTTAGAGGGCTTGTGTAAAGAGGTTAGTCACAATGTAGGTTTAGTAGAAATGGCAAATCTAAATTGTCCAGGACAAATCGTTATCTCTGGTACAACTGAAGGTGTTCAAGAGATTGTTGAAAAAGGGAAAGAAGCAGGGGCGAAGAGAGTGCTTCCGTTGGAAGTGAGCGGACCTTTTCATTCTTCTCTTATGAAGGATGCAGCCGATAAGCTTTCATTGGAATTGAATCAAATTACCTTAAACACTCCAACAGTACCTGTTGTTGCTAATGTCACAGCAAATATGGTAACACAGCCAACAGAAATTAAAAAACTGTTAGTTGATCAAGTATGTGCGCCAGTACTGTGGGAAGATAGTATTATATACTTACTCGATCAAGGGGTGGATACGTTCGTTGAAATTGGTTCAGGAAAAGTACTAGCAGGATTAATTAAAAAGATTAATCGTAAAGTTAAAGTGATATCTATAAATGACATGAAATCAATAGAAAACTTTAAAATGGAGGGATCACATGCTTAA
- a CDS encoding beta-ketoacyl-ACP synthase III, translating to MNNISVGIIGTGKYVPERILTNKDLESMVETNDEWIKARTGIEERRIIAEDQATSDLALKAAERALINAGIKAEDLDLIVVTTVTPDMALPSTACILQDKLGAKKAAAYDLSAACSGFIYGLANASNFIATGTYKHILVVGAESLSTITDYTDRNTCILFGDGAGAVVLGPVANDRGFRSFELGADGTGGDLLKVEGGGSRYPSSTKTIENKLHYISMEGREVFKFAVRIMGSAAEEALKKAGLNKSDIDFLVPHQANIRIIEAALDRLELSEDKCVVNLQNYGNVSAASIPIALAEADEQGRLGEGDCIVLVGFGGGLTWGASVLIW from the coding sequence ATGAATAATATTTCAGTTGGAATTATTGGGACTGGAAAATACGTTCCTGAAAGAATATTAACGAACAAAGATTTAGAGAGCATGGTTGAAACGAATGATGAGTGGATTAAAGCACGTACTGGAATTGAGGAAAGAAGAATAATAGCTGAAGATCAAGCAACGTCAGACCTTGCATTAAAAGCTGCTGAACGAGCTCTGATAAATGCTGGAATAAAAGCTGAGGATCTTGATCTTATTGTAGTTACAACAGTTACACCAGACATGGCTCTTCCTTCTACAGCGTGTATATTACAGGATAAATTAGGTGCTAAAAAAGCAGCTGCTTATGATTTATCTGCAGCATGCTCTGGATTTATTTATGGCTTAGCGAACGCGTCCAATTTTATTGCAACTGGTACATATAAACATATTTTAGTAGTAGGTGCGGAAAGTTTGTCTACAATAACAGATTATACAGATCGTAATACCTGTATTTTATTTGGTGATGGAGCAGGAGCAGTTGTACTTGGACCTGTTGCGAATGATAGAGGCTTTCGATCATTTGAGTTGGGTGCAGACGGCACAGGTGGCGACCTGTTAAAAGTTGAAGGTGGGGGATCAAGATACCCCTCCTCAACAAAAACAATTGAAAATAAATTACACTACATTTCGATGGAAGGTAGAGAAGTATTTAAATTTGCAGTTCGAATTATGGGATCAGCAGCTGAAGAAGCTCTTAAAAAAGCAGGTTTAAATAAATCAGATATTGACTTTTTGGTTCCTCATCAAGCAAATATCCGCATCATAGAGGCAGCTTTGGATCGACTGGAATTGTCGGAGGATAAATGTGTTGTGAATTTACAAAATTACGGCAATGTATCCGCTGCTTCTATACCAATTGCCTTAGCTGAAGCTGATGAGCAGGGAAGATTAGGTGAAGGTGACTGTATTGTACTTGTTGGTTTTGGTGGTGGATTAACATGGGGAGCTTCCGTACTTATTTGGTAA